GTGCCGCGCCCGGTTGATCAGCACATTGAAGCGCTGGCGGCCGAAGCGGCTGGCCAGGCGCTTGATATTAGCGTAGGCGGCGGTCAGCGAGTCGGCATCCGGTGTTAATACCAAGACCAGATTGTCGGCCACGCTGGCCGGTATCGGATCGCGCACCGGATCGGGCGCGTCGATCAGCAGCGCCGAGGCGTCCCGTTCCTGGGCGCCGAATTCGCTGCCCAGCCGCAGCCACAGCTGGGTGGAGAATAGCGCGCGCTGCTCCGGCTGCGCATAGAGATTGATCAACTGCACGCCTTGCCGCGACCCCACCATCATCTCGTCCAGGCCGCCCACGCTGACCACCTGGCTTTCCAGCGTGGCGGTGGCGGGCACGCCCAGGCGGCGGGTCTGCACCTGGCCCAGGCAGCAGTCCACCACGATGGGGCGCAGGCCGGCGTAGGCCAGGCCCAGGGACAGCTCGGTCACCACGGTGCTGGTGCCGGCGTGCTCGGAGCCGATGAAGGCGAAGCTGGGCGCGCGCTGCCGCTGGGCGGCGAGCCGGCGGAGACTGGCGGCCTGGTCCTGCATGGCGTTCATAGCCATCCGGCCTGCGCCGCCTGCATGATGGACATCTCATCGGCCTGCAGCGCGAACGGCGAGGCGATCTGCTGGGCGCGCATCGCGCGGTCGACCAAGAAGGCGGCGTTGGCGGAATGCAGGTCTTCCGGCACGCGCTGGCCGTTGGTGACGTAGTAGAGCTTGAGCCGGTTGCGGATGATCACGTCCAGGCTGGGCCCCTGGGCCACCGCCTCGTCTATCTTGGACAGGATGCAGCCGGCGAGGCCGTCGCCGCGGTAGCGCTTCACCACGTCCTCCAGCGTGTGGCCGTCGGTGTTGGCGGCCAGCAGCAGCAGCCGCTCGATCGGGCGGCCGGCGGTGCGCAGCATGTCGATCTGCGCCAGCACGCGCGCGTCGCGCTGGCCCATGCCCACGGTGTCGATGAACACGATGTGGCGGTTGGACAGGTCGGCCAGCGTCAACTGCAGATCGCCCTCGTTCTGGATGGAGAACACCGGCACGCCAAGGATCTTGCCGTAGATGCGCAGCTGGTCCTGCGCGCCGATCCGGTAGCTGTCGGTGGTGATCAGCGCCACGTGCTGGGCGCCGAAGCGCATCGTCGCGCGCGCGGCCAGCTTGGCCACGGTGGTGGTCTTGCCGACGCCGGTGGGGCCGACCAGCGCGAAGATGCCGCCGCGGTCCATCACCTCGCGGTCGGCGTCCGCGCACTTCAGATTGTGCGCCAGCGCCGAGCGCGCCCATTTCACCGCGACCTCGGCTTGGTACTGCGCCGGCATCTTTTCTATCAGCTGGCGGATCAGTTGGGCGGAGAAGCCCATGGCCAGCAGGTGCTTGAACAATTCCAGCCGGTTGGGCGCCTTGCCTTCCATGTCCGACCAGGCGAAGCTGGCCAGCTGGCTTTGCAGCAGGCTCCTGAGCAGCTTGATCTCGTCGCCGATCTGCCTGAGTTCCTGGGCCATCTGTTCCTGCTCCTCGCCGTTGGCGTGAGGCGCGGCGGGCTCCGGCGCCGGCGGGCGCGGCGCGGCGCGGGGAATGGGCTGCGCCGCCGGCTGCATGAGGGGCTGGGCGACGGGTTGCGGCGGGGCGTAGGTCGGCTCCACGCGCGGCGGCGCGGCGTCCAGCCGCGGCGGGGCCGGGCTTTCCAGCGGCTCCACCGGCATCGCGTAAGTGCGGGCGATGGCGCGGTTCATCGCGCTGCCGTTGGCCTGGGGAATGGGCGCCGGCTGCTGCGGCCGGTTGACCGCCGGCGGCGCGTTGCGCGGCGGATGCTTGCTGCTGGAGGTGGACAGCGTGCTGGCCAGGTTGGCGACGTCGGCGTCCGCCACCGCCATGATTTCCACGCCGCCGCCCATGGTCGGGCGATTGGACAAAATGAGGGCGTCCGCACCCAGTTCTTCGCGAACTTGCCGGAGTGCGTCTCGAGTGGTTTTCCCGAAGAACTTTTTCACCACCATTGTCGATTAGCCCTTAGCCCTTGCTGCCGCCGATTACCGCAATTATACGAATGGATTTATTGTCCGGAATCTCATTATGCGAAATCACGCGCAACTGCGGCAATGCCCGGCGCAGGAAACGCGCCAGCAGCGGCCGCAGCCCCGGCGCCGTGAGCAGCACCGGATTGTATCCCTGGATCTCCACTTGTTCCGTCTGCTGGGCGGCGCTGGACAGCAGATTTTCCGCCAGCCCGGGCTCCAGCCCGCCCCCGGCCTTGGACTGCACCGCCTGCATCAGCACGTTCTCCAGCGCCGGCTCCAGCGTCATCAGCGGCAGTTCCGCCTCGCCGGGGAACAGCTGCTGGACGATCACGCGCGACAGCGCGGTGCGCACCGCGCTGGTCAGCTCGTCGATGTCCTGGTTTTGAGGCACATGGTCTGCCAGCGTTTCGACGATGGTGCGGAAGTCGCGGATGTGTATGCCTTCCGACAGCAGCTGCTGCAGCACTTTCTGCAATATGCTCACCGGCACCACCTTGGGCACCAGGTCCTCGATCAGCTTCGGCGATTCCTTGGCCTGGTGGTCGATCAGCGCCTGCACTTCCTCGCGTCCCAGCAGCTCGGCGGAGTGGGTCTGCAGCAGGTTGGAGATGTGGGTGGCGACCACGGTGCTGGCGTCGACCACGGTATAGCCCAGGCTTTGCGCCTCTTCGCGCTTGCCGGCGTCTATCCACACCGCCGGCAGGCCGAAGGCGGGATCGGTGGTGGCGGCGCCGGCGATCTCCTTGCTGACCATGCCCGGATTGATGGCCAGGAACTGGCCGATGAAGGCTTCGCCCTTGCCCAGCTCCACGCCCTTGAGCAGGATGCGGTAGGCATTGGGCTTGATTTCCAGATTGTCGCGGATATGGACCGGCGGCACCAGGAAGCCCAGATCCTGGGCGATCTTCTTGCGGATGCCGCGGATGCGGCGCAGCAACTCGCCGTCCTGGGTGCGGTCCACCAGCGGGATCAGACGGTAGCCGACTTCCATCCCCAACTGGTCGACGTGCTGCACGTCGTGCCAGCCGACCTCGGCCGCCTGCTGCTCGGGCGCCGCCGCGGGCTGGACGGCGGCCTGCAGCTCCTTCTCCCGGCGCAGGCGGTTGCGGCGCTCCATGCCGCGCGCCAGCGCCAGCAGCGAGCCGGCGATCAGCAGGAAGGCGAAATGCGGCATGTTGGGGATCAGGCCTATCATGCCGATCACCGCCGAGGTGATGTACAGCACCTGCGGCTTGGTGAACAGCTGGCCCAGGAACTGCTCCGACATGTCCTGGTCGGTGCCGACGCGGGTCACCACGATGCCGGCGGCGGTGGAGATGATCAGCGCCGGGATCTGCGCGACCAGGCCGTCGCCTA
This genomic window from Chromobacterium violaceum ATCC 12472 contains:
- a CDS encoding MinD/ParA family ATP-binding protein; the encoded protein is MAMNAMQDQAASLRRLAAQRQRAPSFAFIGSEHAGTSTVVTELSLGLAYAGLRPIVVDCCLGQVQTRRLGVPATATLESQVVSVGGLDEMMVGSRQGVQLINLYAQPEQRALFSTQLWLRLGSEFGAQERDASALLIDAPDPVRDPIPASVADNLVLVLTPDADSLTAAYANIKRLASRFGRQRFNVLINRARHLEEAHELFTRLSAVASEFLTVSLRWVGFVPHDNAVRRSQTLRRPLMEAFPDSEAAAAFSQLSAVLPQWDAPETSRDSTGYMDLLIAASRDWAEADGAKPL
- the flhF gene encoding flagellar biosynthesis protein FlhF codes for the protein MVVKKFFGKTTRDALRQVREELGADALILSNRPTMGGGVEIMAVADADVANLASTLSTSSSKHPPRNAPPAVNRPQQPAPIPQANGSAMNRAIARTYAMPVEPLESPAPPRLDAAPPRVEPTYAPPQPVAQPLMQPAAQPIPRAAPRPPAPEPAAPHANGEEQEQMAQELRQIGDEIKLLRSLLQSQLASFAWSDMEGKAPNRLELFKHLLAMGFSAQLIRQLIEKMPAQYQAEVAVKWARSALAHNLKCADADREVMDRGGIFALVGPTGVGKTTTVAKLAARATMRFGAQHVALITTDSYRIGAQDQLRIYGKILGVPVFSIQNEGDLQLTLADLSNRHIVFIDTVGMGQRDARVLAQIDMLRTAGRPIERLLLLAANTDGHTLEDVVKRYRGDGLAGCILSKIDEAVAQGPSLDVIIRNRLKLYYVTNGQRVPEDLHSANAAFLVDRAMRAQQIASPFALQADEMSIMQAAQAGWL
- the flhA gene encoding flagellar biosynthesis protein FlhA, giving the protein MDSILQILRTMKITQLAGPLLIILILMMMILPLPPVLLDIFFTFNIAVSVIVLLVGINVRKPLDFSSFPSVLLITTMLRLSLNVASSRVVLLEGHTGPDAAGKVIESFSHFLVGGNVAIGIVVFIIITIINFVVITKGAGRIAEVSARFTLDAMPGKQMAIDADLNAGLIGEDEARKRRSTIAEEANFFGAMDGASKYVRGDAMAGILIILINVIGGLIVGVVQHDLPVGQAAETYTLLSIGDGLVAQIPALIISTAAGIVVTRVGTDQDMSEQFLGQLFTKPQVLYITSAVIGMIGLIPNMPHFAFLLIAGSLLALARGMERRNRLRREKELQAAVQPAAAPEQQAAEVGWHDVQHVDQLGMEVGYRLIPLVDRTQDGELLRRIRGIRKKIAQDLGFLVPPVHIRDNLEIKPNAYRILLKGVELGKGEAFIGQFLAINPGMVSKEIAGAATTDPAFGLPAVWIDAGKREEAQSLGYTVVDASTVVATHISNLLQTHSAELLGREEVQALIDHQAKESPKLIEDLVPKVVPVSILQKVLQQLLSEGIHIRDFRTIVETLADHVPQNQDIDELTSAVRTALSRVIVQQLFPGEAELPLMTLEPALENVLMQAVQSKAGGGLEPGLAENLLSSAAQQTEQVEIQGYNPVLLTAPGLRPLLARFLRRALPQLRVISHNEIPDNKSIRIIAVIGGSKG